The following proteins are co-located in the Nitrospirota bacterium genome:
- a CDS encoding response regulator, whose product MAKKILIVDDEKDIVELIAYNLKKEGFVTDSAPDGETALAKIKKGNYDLVILDLMLPGLQGVELCRIIRNDIQMASLPVIMLTAKGEEVDRVLGLEMGADDYITKPFSPRELVARVNAVLRRAKERPASGRIIKEGGLVIDKDAYAVTRKGIPIKLSATEFRLLLYLVERKGRVFNREQLLNAVWSDEAFVEPRTVDVHIRRLRAQIEENPSSPSYIKTMRGAGYFFDGK is encoded by the coding sequence ATGGCAAAGAAAATTTTAATTGTTGATGATGAAAAAGATATTGTTGAGCTTATAGCATATAATCTCAAAAAAGAAGGTTTTGTCACAGATTCAGCTCCGGATGGCGAAACAGCCCTCGCAAAGATAAAGAAAGGCAATTATGACCTTGTAATCCTTGACCTCATGCTTCCCGGACTTCAGGGCGTTGAACTATGCAGGATAATAAGAAATGATATTCAAATGGCGTCACTGCCTGTTATTATGCTTACAGCCAAAGGAGAAGAGGTGGATAGAGTCCTGGGGCTTGAGATGGGAGCGGATGATTATATTACAAAGCCGTTCAGTCCGAGAGAGCTTGTTGCAAGGGTTAATGCTGTCCTCAGGAGGGCAAAAGAAAGGCCTGCATCAGGTCGCATAATAAAGGAAGGAGGCCTTGTTATAGACAAAGATGCGTATGCTGTAACCCGCAAAGGCATCCCCATTAAGCTGAGCGCTACAGAATTCAGGCTTCTTCTTTATCTCGTTGAGAGAAAGGGAAGGGTTTTTAACCGCGAACAACTTCTAAATGCAGTATGGAGTGATGAGGCATTCGTTGAGCCGAGAACAGTAGATGTGCATATAAGAAGGCTGCGCGCTCAGATAGAGGAAAATCCTTCAAGTCCCAGCTACATCAAGACCATGCGCGGCGCTGGTTATTTTTTTGACGGCAAGTAA
- a CDS encoding PAS domain-containing protein — MKRVLFRRILFSYIIIVPLLFIPLEIYLSQVIKDNHISKLKETLGIQAGLIADEIPRHSKGSLDDFCRRYKEKTGARITVIESSGRVIGDSDELSEKMDNHLERPEIKEASINITGSSMRFSTTVQKDSFYFAVLLDEKIFLRLAVPLHDMEKAISSLRMRIAIASVIALLAAILTGLLQTNKITKSIEEIAAFSREVTAGNFKTRLFLKEKGGIGELAKNINTMAHEFKMRLERSNEDRHRMEELLKNMHDGFVLLDVKGKVLICNPAAKKVFGVERDIEGRPLLEVIRNVGLTDIMKEVTDKEESVVQEIEIEYPKELYLMATAAPFYYPPQSENVSGVMLSFHDITRLRQLEDMRKDFVANVSHEIKTPITAIKGFAETLLGGAIDDKENALRFLQTIKNHSERLNSLVEDLLTLSRIELGDIKIEKTAVSLDDVIDTVFTTLRNKARINGIYLRKEIPENLGEIKADRNRLVQILLNLVDNGIKFTETGGITVKIRSSKLKVKSGEKDAELLTRNSKLADFLEISVEDTGIGIPQKHLPRLGERFYRVDSSRSRELGGTGLGLAIVKHLVKAHGWEMKIESAQGKGTIVSILCRN; from the coding sequence ATGAAACGTGTCCTTTTTAGAAGAATTCTTTTTTCATACATTATTATAGTCCCTCTGCTTTTTATCCCTCTTGAAATATACCTCTCGCAAGTTATTAAGGATAATCATATTTCAAAGCTGAAAGAAACTCTGGGAATTCAGGCAGGTTTAATTGCCGATGAGATACCACGGCATTCCAAGGGCAGTCTGGATGATTTCTGCAGGCGGTATAAGGAAAAAACAGGCGCAAGGATAACGGTTATTGAAAGCAGCGGCAGAGTAATCGGCGATTCTGATGAGTTGTCCGAAAAGATGGATAACCATCTTGAGAGGCCTGAGATTAAAGAGGCTTCAATTAATATTACCGGCAGTTCCATGCGGTTCAGCACGACAGTGCAGAAAGATTCTTTCTATTTTGCCGTTTTATTGGATGAAAAAATATTTTTAAGGCTTGCGGTTCCGCTGCATGACATGGAAAAAGCAATCTCTTCCCTGCGGATGCGCATAGCTATAGCATCTGTTATTGCGCTGCTTGCAGCTATTCTGACAGGTCTTTTGCAAACTAATAAAATTACCAAGTCAATTGAAGAGATTGCAGCTTTCTCAAGGGAAGTTACAGCAGGAAATTTCAAGACAAGATTGTTTCTTAAGGAAAAGGGAGGAATCGGAGAGCTTGCAAAAAATATAAATACCATGGCGCATGAGTTCAAGATGCGGCTTGAGCGGAGCAATGAGGACAGGCACAGGATGGAGGAACTTTTAAAGAATATGCATGACGGCTTTGTGCTTTTGGACGTCAAGGGCAAGGTCTTGATCTGCAATCCTGCTGCAAAAAAAGTTTTCGGGGTTGAGCGCGATATAGAGGGCAGGCCGCTGCTGGAGGTAATAAGAAATGTCGGGTTAACCGATATCATGAAAGAGGTTACGGATAAAGAAGAATCTGTTGTACAGGAGATTGAGATTGAATATCCAAAAGAACTTTATCTCATGGCAACAGCAGCGCCGTTTTATTATCCTCCCCAGAGCGAGAATGTGTCAGGGGTCATGCTGTCATTTCATGATATTACAAGGCTCAGGCAGCTTGAGGATATGAGAAAGGATTTTGTGGCAAATGTATCCCATGAAATAAAAACTCCCATTACGGCAATAAAGGGATTTGCCGAGACATTGCTTGGAGGCGCAATTGATGATAAGGAGAACGCCTTGAGGTTTTTACAGACAATTAAAAATCACAGCGAACGCCTGAATTCACTTGTTGAAGACCTGCTTACGCTTTCAAGGATAGAACTCGGTGATATAAAGATAGAAAAAACAGCAGTCAGTCTTGACGATGTTATTGATACAGTCTTTACTACATTGCGGAACAAGGCCCGGATAAATGGCATTTATCTGAGAAAGGAGATACCTGAAAATCTTGGCGAGATAAAAGCGGACAGAAATCGTCTGGTCCAGATACTCCTTAATCTTGTGGATAACGGGATAAAGTTTACGGAAACAGGGGGCATAACTGTGAAAATTAGGAGTTCAAAGTTGAAAGTTAAAAGTGGGGAAAAAGACGCTGAACTCTTAACTCGAAACTCAAAACTCGCTGATTTCTTAGAAATCAGCGTGGAGGATACCGGCATAGGCATTCCGCAGAAGCATCTGCCGCGTCTTGGTGAAAGGTTTTATAGAGTTGACAGCTCCCGCTCAAGAGAACTCGGCGGAACCGGATTGGGACTTGCGATCGTGAAGCATCTTGTAAAGGCGCACGGCTGGGAAATGAAAATAGAAAGCGCTCAGGGCAAGGGGACGATAGTGAGCATTTTATGCCGTAATTAA
- a CDS encoding EAL and GGDEF domain-containing protein has translation MTVRSKWEITIDDENCVSEKKNSLNEIGGDAILELLDGNLLTTHFQPVFSAKDGAVYGYEALTRIKGDKGAINIGDLFKKAILTNTISSLDVWCRENGIRLSSSLGINHNNAYLFINVCPESLMDPAHSVGITDELAEKWGISKEKIILEITEESAIHNYNLFKEAVAYYKKRGYKIAIDDFGAGYGGLKMLSMIEPDFVKIDRYFISNIDKATVKFNLVDSMASACHRLGIKVIAEGIEQEEELKTVMNMGIALLQGYYLHKPSPVLNGDRAQISMLHNKSASCCMQNDELCFIGDIAHNITPIHPSGDIWSAFNRFVEDPAIRVIPVVDDSRIVGILHRNRFLENSILGNYGFAMHLNATKRIHDLMEQPSMIVDANTTLEDVAQRIQSRKSEFLYDDICITKNGKYHGMVAVHILLNAITERSLILARNANPLSGLPGNESIQREINKRISQNMHFDVCYIDINNFKPYNDHYGFEKGDTVIKTLSCIIEDSLKPEDFDSSFAGHIGGDDFIVIMPPQISLPVCEKIISSFESTLPVLHDTEDHGKGYYISKNRRDEKETFNLLSISIGIVSAEVHKIKSFAQLASIATEVKKAAKVQSASGKGSSIVRDRRLME, from the coding sequence ATGACTGTAAGATCAAAATGGGAAATAACCATAGACGATGAAAACTGTGTCTCTGAAAAGAAAAACAGTCTGAACGAAATAGGCGGGGATGCAATACTCGAACTCCTTGACGGCAATTTGCTCACCACCCACTTCCAGCCTGTCTTCTCCGCAAAGGACGGAGCTGTTTACGGTTATGAAGCATTGACGCGGATAAAGGGCGATAAAGGCGCTATCAACATTGGAGATTTGTTCAAAAAAGCGATATTGACGAACACTATCTCCTCCCTCGATGTCTGGTGCAGGGAAAATGGAATAAGGCTGTCGTCCTCTCTCGGCATAAATCATAACAATGCATACCTGTTCATAAACGTATGTCCCGAGTCATTAATGGACCCTGCCCACAGCGTCGGGATAACCGACGAGCTCGCAGAGAAATGGGGTATATCAAAGGAGAAAATTATCCTTGAAATAACCGAAGAGAGCGCTATACACAACTACAATTTATTCAAGGAGGCCGTTGCATATTACAAGAAGAGGGGCTATAAAATAGCCATAGACGATTTTGGCGCAGGATACGGAGGACTGAAAATGCTCTCTATGATAGAGCCTGATTTTGTCAAGATAGACCGCTATTTTATATCAAACATAGACAAAGCCACTGTAAAGTTCAATCTTGTGGATTCCATGGCTTCAGCATGCCACAGGCTCGGCATAAAGGTCATAGCCGAAGGCATAGAACAGGAAGAAGAACTCAAGACCGTAATGAACATGGGGATTGCTCTGCTCCAGGGGTACTACCTTCACAAACCCTCCCCTGTTCTCAATGGTGATAGGGCGCAAATTTCCATGCTGCACAATAAAAGCGCAAGCTGCTGTATGCAAAACGACGAGTTGTGTTTCATCGGAGACATTGCACATAACATAACGCCCATCCATCCATCGGGAGATATCTGGTCTGCATTCAACAGGTTTGTTGAAGACCCTGCAATCAGGGTAATACCTGTTGTTGACGATTCGAGAATAGTCGGTATACTTCACAGAAACAGGTTTTTGGAGAACAGTATCCTCGGCAACTACGGTTTTGCCATGCATCTGAATGCCACAAAACGCATACACGACCTCATGGAACAGCCTTCCATGATAGTAGACGCGAATACTACACTGGAAGACGTGGCACAGAGAATACAATCAAGAAAGTCAGAATTCCTTTATGATGATATATGCATAACAAAAAACGGCAAATACCACGGCATGGTGGCAGTCCATATCCTCCTCAATGCAATAACAGAAAGAAGCCTTATCCTTGCAAGGAATGCAAACCCCCTCTCCGGCCTCCCCGGGAATGAATCGATACAGCGAGAAATAAACAAAAGGATTTCCCAGAATATGCACTTTGATGTCTGCTACATAGACATCAACAATTTCAAGCCGTATAACGACCACTACGGTTTTGAAAAGGGAGATACGGTCATAAAAACGCTATCATGTATAATTGAAGACTCGCTAAAACCCGAGGACTTCGACTCCAGCTTCGCAGGGCATATAGGAGGAGATGACTTTATAGTTATCATGCCTCCTCAGATATCCCTCCCTGTATGCGAAAAGATAATCTCCAGCTTTGAGTCCACGCTTCCTGTACTGCATGATACAGAGGATCACGGCAAAGGTTATTATATCTCAAAGAACAGAAGAGATGAGAAAGAGACATTCAACCTGCTTTCTATCTCCATAGGAATCGTCAGCGCAGAAGTCCATAAAATCAAATCTTTTGCCCAGCTTGCATCAATAGCAACAGAGGTAAAGAAGGCTGCAAAGGTGCAGTCTGCCTCAGGTAAGGGTTCATCCATCGTGAGGGACAGAAGGCTTATGGAATGA
- a CDS encoding glycoside hydrolase family 1 protein has translation MSFLWGVATSAFQLEGSPYADWASWDEILSEKPDVTDHYNLYKKDLALLKDIGVNAYRFSVEWSRIQPKENIWDDEAIAHYQEVIDILRSDNIEPMVTLHHFTHPLWFIKKYPWHEDVSIEKFLAFSEKIVSRLKGVRYWITFNEPYVLILAGYFEGCTPPGLRNVPLGVKALKNILACHGKVYDLIHSKIPDSMVSIAHNMAALAPWNRWNPLDKLLSMIAKHFYNHSLLDAFITGTLSVKLPFKKAVEIPVPIKGKLDFFGVNYYTRIHMRFNPFKKMGVEMRHRDIDGYGLTDMGWEVHPRGLEKVLRYASKLNVPLIITENGIATRDCQRKIKFMKRHVDVLEKCIKDGIDVRGYFYWSLIDNYEWLQGLDARFGLYKVDFNTLERKPTNAAAYYSYLIKSRSF, from the coding sequence ATGAGTTTTCTATGGGGTGTTGCAACGTCGGCCTTCCAGCTTGAAGGCTCTCCGTACGCAGACTGGGCATCGTGGGATGAAATACTTAGTGAAAAGCCTGATGTCACAGACCATTACAACCTCTATAAAAAGGACCTGGCCTTATTAAAAGATATTGGCGTGAATGCCTATAGGTTTTCTGTTGAATGGAGCAGGATACAGCCGAAGGAAAATATCTGGGATGATGAGGCTATTGCGCATTATCAGGAGGTCATCGACATACTCAGGAGCGATAATATCGAGCCGATGGTTACCCTTCACCACTTTACCCATCCGCTCTGGTTCATAAAAAAATATCCGTGGCATGAGGATGTATCCATTGAGAAGTTTCTGGCCTTCTCAGAAAAGATAGTCTCAAGGTTAAAGGGAGTGCGGTATTGGATAACCTTTAATGAACCATATGTGCTTATTCTCGCCGGTTACTTTGAGGGATGTACGCCGCCAGGGCTCAGGAATGTCCCGTTAGGGGTGAAGGCATTAAAAAATATTCTGGCCTGCCATGGGAAGGTATATGACCTTATTCATTCCAAAATACCTGATTCAATGGTAAGCATCGCACATAATATGGCTGCACTTGCGCCGTGGAACAGGTGGAATCCTCTGGACAAGCTTCTCTCCATGATTGCAAAGCACTTTTATAATCACTCCCTTTTAGATGCATTTATCACCGGCACTCTCAGTGTAAAACTTCCATTTAAGAAAGCAGTGGAAATTCCTGTTCCCATAAAGGGCAAGCTGGATTTCTTCGGTGTGAATTATTACACAAGGATTCACATGAGGTTCAATCCTTTCAAAAAGATGGGGGTCGAAATGAGGCACAGGGATATTGACGGCTATGGACTTACGGATATGGGATGGGAGGTACATCCCCGCGGTCTTGAAAAGGTTTTGAGGTATGCGTCAAAACTCAATGTTCCCTTAATAATAACAGAGAACGGCATTGCGACCAGGGACTGCCAGAGGAAGATAAAATTCATGAAACGCCATGTAGACGTGCTCGAAAAGTGCATTAAGGACGGTATCGACGTGAGGGGATACTTCTACTGGTCGCTTATAGACAATTACGAATGGCTTCAGGGCCTTGATGCACGTTTTGGACTTTACAAAGTTGATTTTAATACTCTGGAACGTAAACCGACCAATGCAGCTGCTTATTATTCATATCTGATAAAAAGCAGAAGTTTTTAA
- a CDS encoding phosphotransferase has product MVMLLCDFHIHTKYSDGSVELGRVVDLYGQAGFDVISITDHVVNGDNPIGKLAHRFRLSVTAENFDEYIANVKYEAERAWSKYEMLVVPGVEISKNYITPEKSAHILIIDIKEFIPACLNYEKIFLEAKQQDTLIVACHPHYLSEFGRDTLFLWNNRDKYAKYIDAWEIANRDDVFNVISLKKYPYIASSDFHRTRHLYSWKTLLNCEKNTGSVKQCIRHNKGVAITLFRN; this is encoded by the coding sequence ATAGTAATGTTACTGTGTGATTTCCATATCCACACAAAATACTCTGACGGATCGGTGGAGTTGGGAAGGGTTGTCGACCTCTATGGGCAGGCCGGGTTCGATGTCATCTCCATAACAGACCATGTGGTTAACGGGGACAATCCCATCGGAAAGCTCGCCCATCGTTTTAGATTATCTGTTACAGCAGAAAATTTTGACGAATACATAGCCAATGTAAAATACGAGGCAGAAAGGGCATGGAGCAAGTATGAAATGCTTGTAGTCCCTGGCGTGGAAATCAGCAAAAACTACATTACTCCTGAAAAATCAGCCCATATCCTTATCATCGACATAAAAGAGTTTATCCCTGCCTGCCTGAACTATGAAAAGATATTCCTTGAGGCAAAACAGCAGGACACACTGATAGTAGCCTGCCATCCACATTACCTTTCGGAATTCGGCAGGGACACCCTTTTTCTCTGGAACAACAGGGACAAATACGCCAAATACATAGATGCGTGGGAAATAGCCAACAGGGATGACGTGTTCAACGTCATAAGCCTCAAGAAATATCCCTATATTGCCAGCAGTGATTTTCATAGGACGCGACACCTGTATTCGTGGAAGACTCTCCTGAACTGCGAAAAAAATACGGGGTCGGTAAAACAATGCATAAGGCATAACAAAGGAGTAGCTATAACATTATTCAGGAATTAG
- a CDS encoding glycosyltransferase: MEIFYVFAGITIFGLICYGLQIWAVRSTLKEDKKVRGSEDGNASTSQLFNFSSSQFQFPPVSILKPLKGLDDNLFDNLASFCAQDYPEYEIIFSLQDHNDPAFKVVRKIRDKYPEKDISVIVERCDLGLNPKVNNLIPAYKASKYELILISDSNVMVGNNYLKAITKHMQDPDVGLVSNMIRGIGGRTIGSILENLHLNSFIAGSVCFLDKFLKMPCVIGKSMLMRKRDLEVISGFKAVKDVLAEDYVIGKRMHGIGKKVVLSNYAVNNVNEYWGIRRFINRHTRWGKLRWRLGGIKYLSELIGNPVFMASLPVLLWEPSKITISFALLVSFLKVLGDSYLGTLIYDTENRRSGESPIHPFTHSPIHYLLSPIKDIIIGFIWFVPILSNTVVWRGSRYIIGRNSVLSPMPESNIWAWRYRVADAIKARLA, encoded by the coding sequence ATGGAAATATTCTATGTTTTTGCCGGCATAACAATTTTTGGACTTATATGTTATGGATTGCAAATATGGGCAGTGCGCTCAACGCTAAAAGAAGATAAGAAGGTAAGAGGTTCAGAAGATGGGAATGCTTCAACCTCTCAACTTTTTAACTTCTCATCTTCTCAATTTCAGTTTCCTCCTGTCTCGATCCTCAAGCCCCTAAAGGGCCTTGATGACAATCTGTTCGATAATCTTGCAAGCTTCTGCGCACAGGATTATCCAGAATACGAAATTATATTTTCGCTTCAAGACCACAATGACCCTGCTTTTAAAGTAGTAAGAAAAATAAGGGATAAATATCCTGAAAAAGATATTTCCGTCATAGTAGAAAGATGCGATCTGGGATTAAACCCGAAGGTCAATAATCTCATCCCGGCATATAAGGCATCAAAATACGAATTAATCCTCATAAGCGACAGCAATGTGATGGTTGGTAATAATTACCTGAAGGCTATCACTAAACACATGCAAGACCCGGATGTAGGCCTTGTAAGCAACATGATAAGAGGAATAGGAGGCCGCACCATCGGATCAATACTGGAAAATCTGCATCTAAACTCCTTCATAGCAGGAAGCGTATGCTTCCTCGACAAATTTCTGAAGATGCCGTGCGTAATTGGAAAATCCATGCTTATGAGGAAAAGAGACCTTGAAGTCATCAGTGGATTTAAGGCTGTAAAAGATGTCCTTGCAGAGGATTATGTCATAGGCAAAAGGATGCATGGAATCGGGAAGAAAGTTGTGCTTTCGAATTATGCAGTTAATAATGTCAATGAATACTGGGGGATCAGAAGATTCATTAACAGGCATACAAGATGGGGGAAACTCAGATGGAGGCTTGGAGGAATAAAATATCTCTCCGAACTCATCGGAAATCCGGTATTCATGGCCTCTTTACCGGTATTGCTGTGGGAGCCATCAAAAATAACCATATCATTTGCTCTCCTTGTGAGTTTCCTCAAAGTCCTTGGTGATTCTTATCTTGGCACCCTGATATATGACACAGAAAATCGGAGAAGCGGAGAATCACCCATTCACCCATTCACCCACTCACCCATTCACTACTTACTATCGCCCATTAAAGACATTATAATCGGGTTTATATGGTTTGTCCCGATTCTGAGCAATACAGTTGTCTGGAGGGGAAGCAGATACATAATCGGCAGGAATTCCGTCCTATCTCCCATGCCTGAAAGCAATATATGGGCTTGGAGATACAGGGTTGCAGACGCTATTAAGGCAAGGCTCGCATGA
- a CDS encoding phosphate-starvation-inducible PsiE family protein, producing the protein MRLFKKIVDIIIKLMIPLVILALMIGIARIFLDLRVVFKSPTIAAGFDIMITNILSMFIVVELLRSIIEYFEIHRLRITFITDAALVFILREVMVGIYQHKMNAVEIGSLAILLLVIGVVRTLAIVYSPSKTKEVTNHE; encoded by the coding sequence ATGCGATTGTTCAAAAAGATTGTGGACATAATCATCAAGCTGATGATACCCCTTGTAATACTTGCCCTTATGATTGGTATTGCAAGGATATTTCTCGATTTGAGAGTGGTTTTTAAAAGCCCGACAATAGCGGCAGGGTTCGACATCATGATAACGAATATACTGTCCATGTTTATCGTTGTAGAGCTTCTAAGGAGCATCATCGAATATTTCGAGATACATAGACTGCGGATAACATTTATCACAGATGCCGCTTTGGTCTTCATTTTGAGGGAGGTCATGGTCGGTATTTATCAGCACAAAATGAATGCTGTTGAAATAGGTTCCCTTGCCATACTGCTTCTTGTAATCGGTGTCGTAAGAACACTGGCTATCGTGTATTCACCAAGTAAAACAAAGGAGGTAACAAACCATGAATAA
- a CDS encoding sensor histidine kinase: METSEVEYRTVGALIASNESIQPQIPVSRVAEKFFSITSLDAIAIVDGRETIGLVTRPKLLFTLFKRFGFELYGRKPIITIADTRPLIMHKDERLDVALDKALDRPVEDIYDEIIVIDDTDCYKGLLSVKQMVIQQSNALANSIVQREIAGAKVKEIEKIERIKSQFIANVTHELRSPVNAIIGLAELMKISSEKGYVDQLKDRLSLLMSSATNLRAIITNILDLSKIKAGKMEVIKERCDIPAILRESAETTRILLANKPVDVDVITHVDPLYIVSDPLKIRQILTNLLSNASKFTEKGRIALTLQMEADGIKITVSDTGIGIKEEDMDKLFSAFSQLEDAKTKRHEGTGLGLTITKNLLNMLGGGISVASVYGKGTTFEVYLPLNNLEKEES, encoded by the coding sequence ATGGAGACTTCCGAAGTAGAATACAGAACTGTGGGAGCCCTGATCGCATCAAATGAATCTATTCAGCCGCAAATCCCTGTAAGCCGCGTTGCAGAAAAATTCTTCAGCATAACTTCTCTCGATGCGATAGCTATAGTTGATGGCAGGGAGACTATCGGGCTTGTTACGAGGCCGAAACTCCTTTTTACTCTCTTCAAGAGATTCGGTTTCGAACTTTATGGAAGAAAACCAATCATAACGATAGCCGATACAAGACCGCTCATAATGCATAAAGATGAGAGACTTGATGTTGCATTAGATAAAGCTCTGGACAGGCCTGTTGAGGATATATACGATGAGATCATTGTGATAGACGACACAGATTGTTATAAAGGGCTTTTATCCGTTAAACAGATGGTAATACAGCAAAGTAATGCACTTGCGAACAGTATTGTACAGAGAGAGATTGCGGGTGCCAAGGTGAAAGAGATTGAGAAGATCGAACGTATAAAATCACAGTTCATCGCAAATGTAACGCATGAGCTTCGCTCTCCGGTAAACGCCATAATAGGGCTTGCAGAACTCATGAAGATATCCTCAGAAAAGGGCTATGTTGACCAGCTTAAGGACAGGCTTTCCCTGCTTATGTCAAGTGCGACAAACCTCAGAGCAATTATCACAAACATCCTCGATCTTTCGAAAATCAAGGCCGGAAAGATGGAGGTCATCAAGGAGCGCTGTGACATACCGGCTATCCTGAGGGAATCCGCGGAAACAACCCGCATCTTGCTCGCCAACAAACCTGTTGATGTGGATGTGATCACTCACGTGGACCCTTTGTATATCGTATCCGATCCGCTCAAGATCAGACAGATATTGACCAACCTTCTGAGCAATGCATCGAAATTTACGGAGAAAGGGAGGATAGCTCTCACACTGCAGATGGAGGCTGACGGAATAAAGATAACTGTGAGTGATACAGGAATCGGTATAAAGGAAGAGGATATGGACAAGCTCTTTTCGGCATTCAGTCAATTGGAGGATGCGAAGACCAAGAGGCATGAGGGGACAGGACTTGGATTGACCATAACTAAGAACCTATTGAATATGTTAGGGGGCGGTATCTCGGTTGCAAGCGTATATGGAAAGGGGACTACATTTGAGGTTTATTTACCTTTAAACAATCTTGAGAAGGAGGAATCATAA
- a CDS encoding response regulator yields the protein MKKKILIIDDDVKHLITTREILEEEGYEVITHQNAFGATNLIGSIQPDMVLLDINMPALSGDRLSGLLLSKHKTKDVPIVFYSSNDEDSIRKAVSEHGVKGYICKGDIFELKKKVAYYLSQNGQKEKLTAV from the coding sequence ATGAAAAAGAAGATATTGATTATCGATGATGACGTAAAACATCTCATTACAACAAGGGAAATTCTTGAGGAAGAAGGATACGAGGTGATAACCCACCAAAATGCCTTTGGAGCTACTAATCTCATTGGATCTATCCAGCCAGACATGGTCTTACTTGATATCAATATGCCTGCCCTCTCTGGCGACAGGCTTTCTGGATTGCTCCTTTCGAAGCACAAGACCAAGGATGTGCCCATTGTTTTTTATTCATCCAATGATGAGGACAGCATTAGGAAGGCTGTATCAGAGCATGGAGTTAAAGGTTATATCTGTAAGGGTGATATCTTTGAGCTGAAGAAAAAGGTTGCGTATTACCTGAGCCAAAACGGACAAAAAGAAAAATTAACGGCGGTTTAA
- a CDS encoding PstS family phosphate ABC transporter substrate-binding protein: MFKKFVLSMIAIIIMATVNVVVAGADDKIIKIDGSSTVYPITEAVAEEFQKAKKGAVKVTVGISGTGGGFKKFCRGETDISDASRPILKKEIDVCKQQGIEYVELPVAYDGLAVIVNPKNTWVKSFTVADLKKMWEPAAQSKIKKWNQVSAEWPDAQLNLFGPGADSGTFDYFTEAIVGKSKSSRGDFTASEDDNVLVQGIAGDKNALGYFGLAYYEENKNKLKVVPIINPATSKAVLPSLQTVMDGTYAPLSRPLFIYVNKKSVDKPEVKEFVDYYIKNAPKLTKQVGYVPLPANAYKLATERFTKLKTGSMFGGEEKVGMKIEELLKLEETKK, encoded by the coding sequence ATGTTTAAAAAGTTTGTTCTGAGTATGATTGCCATAATAATTATGGCAACGGTTAATGTAGTTGTCGCAGGCGCAGATGACAAAATTATCAAGATCGACGGTTCAAGCACGGTCTATCCGATAACAGAGGCGGTTGCAGAAGAGTTCCAGAAAGCAAAGAAAGGCGCTGTTAAGGTTACAGTCGGCATTTCAGGAACAGGAGGCGGTTTTAAGAAGTTCTGCAGGGGAGAAACAGATATATCAGACGCATCAAGGCCGATACTCAAGAAGGAAATAGATGTATGCAAGCAGCAGGGAATCGAATATGTTGAGCTTCCTGTTGCCTATGATGGGCTTGCAGTGATAGTTAATCCTAAAAACACATGGGTAAAATCTTTCACAGTTGCGGACCTCAAGAAGATGTGGGAACCTGCTGCACAGAGTAAAATCAAAAAATGGAATCAGGTAAGCGCTGAATGGCCTGATGCACAGTTAAATTTATTTGGCCCAGGCGCTGACTCAGGCACATTCGATTATTTCACAGAGGCGATTGTCGGGAAATCCAAGTCATCCCGCGGGGACTTCACGGCGAGCGAAGACGATAACGTGCTCGTGCAGGGAATAGCTGGCGACAAGAATGCCCTCGGATATTTTGGTCTTGCCTACTACGAGGAAAACAAGAACAAGCTTAAGGTCGTGCCGATTATCAACCCCGCGACCAGCAAGGCAGTCCTTCCATCGCTTCAGACCGTCATGGACGGCACCTACGCGCCCCTCTCGAGGCCTCTCTTCATCTATGTAAACAAAAAATCGGTCGATAAACCGGAGGTGAAGGAGTTCGTCGATTACTACATCAAGAACGCACCGAAGCTCACGAAGCAGGTAGGGTACGTGCCTCTTCCGGCCAATGCCTACAAGCTTGCCACAGAGCGCTTTACCAAACTGAAGACAGGGAGCATGTTCGGCGGCGAGGAGAAGGTAGGGATGAAGATCGAGGAATTACTTAAGCTGGAAGAGACAAAGAAATAG